One window from the genome of Poecilia reticulata strain Guanapo linkage group LG9, Guppy_female_1.0+MT, whole genome shotgun sequence encodes:
- the tmem175 gene encoding endosomal/lysosomal proton channel TMEM175, producing MGENDDSDIIEHHVEEEMEKKAARIRGLSSPLLDSLSPSEREGHSSTQSSHRLLAYSDALISIIATVMILPVAHTKVEDNEELRESVQLLLTTKIGVYLMTFLIVTVAWAAHIRLFQVIVHIDDCLALLNLACMMLITFLPYTFSLMATFPENVLGILLFCGCVMVIGLIQSVIVLYAFSRPFLLNEQIQISENLTYYKHHILKVIMRVPIMCFFASIFSFIFFQLSYVLLAIIIFLPYISQSLKWCRSKAIGQVEETPDSMLFYTYLPNEPLSKERVEAFSDGVYAIVATLLILDICEDNVPDPAVVQKQFGGSLVAALQAYGPEYLAYFGSFATVGLLWFVHHSLFLHVTKATRFMGLLNTFSLAFVGGLPLAYQLTHEFPRNSQNELEAIQISCVIVFFAGIFQLSIWVVALYNEQETLHPYVWYGGREHVFMLAKLALYPCVALGTFFLSCILSKFSTSIFHLMEITVPFAFLVLRLLVRIGLALLRFLFCPNRSDLTTVVDDEADETRVPFNAVVT from the exons ATGGGGGAGAACGACGACAGCGACATTATCGAGCACCACGTcgaggaggagatggagaagaAAGCGGCCAGGATCCGCGGCCTGTCCTCCCCGCTGCTGGACAGCCTCAGTCCGTCCGAGAGAGAGGGCCACAGCAGCACCCAGTCCTCCCACAGACTGCTGGCCTACAGCGATGCCCTCATCTCCATCATTGCCACAGTCATG attttgcCGGTTGCCCACACCAAAGTGGAAGATAACGAG GAGTTGAGGGAGAGCGTTCAGCTGCTGCTAACGACGAAGATCGGCGTTTACCTGATGACCTTCCTGATCGTGACGGTTGCCTGGGCCGCCCATATCAG attattccaGGTCATTGTTCACATCGACGATTGCCTCGCTCTGCTTAACCTT GCCTGCATGATGCTGATAACCTTCCTGCCGTACACT ttttctttaatGGCGACCTTCCCTGAGAACGTCCTCGGGATTTTACTCTTCTGTGGTTGTGTGATGGTGATCGGGCTGATTCAG TCGGTGATTGTGCTGTACGCCTTCAGCCGGCCCTTCCTGCTGAACGAACAGATCCAGATCTCGGAGAACCTGACCTACTATAAACATCACATCCTCAAGGTCATCATGAGGGTCCCCATCATGTGCTTCTTCGCCAGCATCTTCTCCTTCATCTTCTTCCAGCTG TCTTATGTTCTCCTAGCCATCATCATCTTCCTGCCTTACATCTCCCAGAGCCTGAAGTGGTGCCGCAGCAAAGCCATCG GTCAGGTGGAGGAGACGCCGGACTCCATGTTGTTTTACACATACCTTCCCAACGAGCCGCTCAGCAAGGAGCGAGTCGAGGCTTTCAGCGACGGCGTTTACGCCATCGTAGCAACGCTTCTCATCTTAGACATATG TGAGGACAACGTTCCGGACCCGGCGGTGGTGCAGAAGCAGTTTGGCGGCAGCCTGGTCGCCGCCCTGCAGGCCTACGGCCCGGAGTACCTCGCCTACTTCGGCTCCTTCGCCACCGTCGGCCTCCTCTGGTTCGTCCACCATTCCCTCTTCCTCCACGTCACCAAGGCGACGCGCTTCATGGGCCTGCTGAACACCTTCTCTCTGGCGTTTGTCGGCGGTTTGCCGTTAGCCTACCAGCTAACGCACGAGTTCCCACGCAACTCGCAGAACGAACTCGAAGCCATTCAGATCAGCTGCGTGATCGTTTTCTTCGCCGGGATATTCCAGCTCTCCATCTGGGTGGTGGCGCTCTACAACGAGCAGGAAACCTTGCACCCTTACGTCTGGTACGGCGGACGGGAGCACGTGTtcatgctagctaagctagctctGTACCCCTGCGTCGCTTTGGGGACGTTTTTCCTGTCCTGCATCTTGAGTAAATTCAGCACCTCCATCTTCCACCTGATGGAGATCACGGTGCCTTTCGCCTTTCTTGTGCTGAGGCTCTTGGTGCGCATCGGGCTGGCGCTGCTTCGCTTCCTTTTCTGTCCCAACCGGTCCGATCTGACGACCGTTGTGGACGACGAAGCGGACGAAACGCGAGTGCCGTTTAATGCTGTAGTTACCTAG